CCAAAAAGCTTCATATTCATCATTGGCACTTTGTAAAAGTTGGCTTGCAAATTTATCATCAAAAGACAGTAAAGATTGATAATCATTACCTACCGCTGCTTTAGCTGCCCCTGTAAGAGTTGCACAGTCGATAATATATTTCGCATTATCATTATCTGCGCACAGCAGCCCATCAGCGAGAACTAAGCGTCCTTCTGCATCAGTATTTTCTATTTCCACGCTGACTTTGTTTCGATAATAAATAATATCGCCTAATTTGAACGCATTACCGCTCACCAAATTATCGGCACAACATAAATAGAGTTTTACTCGGTAGTTAAGTCCTCTTGCAATAGCTAAAGCAAGCGCGCCAGTAACTAATGCTGCCCCGCCCATATCAGAGCGCATCGACTCCATAAAATTACTCGGTTTAAGACTATACCCACCTGAATCGAAAGTAATTCCTTTGCCAACTAAACAAACAGTGATTGGAGTATCGTTATTTTGTGCAGGGTTGTAATCAAGTTCTAATAATACAGGGGGACGGTTTGAACCTTTTCCTACAGTATAAATCCCCATATAGTTCTTATCTTTTAGTTCGTCAGCCTCAATAAATTGATACTTAACCTTAGATGAAAGCGATGTTAGCAAATCCACACAACACTGAGCTAGTTGTCGCGGGCTTTGTTCTTCGGCTGGCTGATTAACAACATTTCGAGTCCAATCAATGATTAATAATCGATTTTCTAACTCCTGAGCATCTTGTTTAGTAAGCTTTGCCCATTCAATTTTCGCTATTTGACAACTTTTAGGTTGTCGATAACCTAACCAGAAATGCCAACTAGCCTCGAGATCCCAACCATCTCCGGCTAACTTACAATGGAGGATTCCTTGACTCTCTATTTTTCTTCCAGCTCGTTGAATAGCATCGAGCCGAGATTCTTTTTTATAATGAATTGTTATCCCAGCATCAGCATAGCTTAATAAAGCTGATTTACCCCATTGTGAGCTTGCGGCTTTACTCGCTAAAAAAATCGATATTTTAGACATAAGATGTGCTCCATTTGATGATAAATAATGACTTAGTGACTATTTTAACAAAATAGCAGATTAATATAAACTCGCACTAAAATTCGATTGAACGACGCAACTTAACCGCTCGTTTAGCGCTTTTTAATATATGAGTTTAGGTTATAATTTAGTCCCAAACAAAAAATAACAAAGAGGTAATGATGTCACAGCTGTCATCTGAAATTTTAACGATAAAAAATGGTATTAATTTCCGTGATCTTGGCGGAATTAAAACGCAGGATGGGCGAAAAATTAAACCAAATCGACTATTTCGATCCGGTGATTTTAATCAAATTACCTTAGATGAGCAAAATTTTATTGCTAAAGAATTAGATCTAAATATTGTGCTAGATTACCGCGACCATATTGAAACACAAACAAGACCCGATAAATTATGGCACCAAGTACAATATTTTAACATTCCGGCCAATCCAATGAGTGATGATGTTACGGCTAATTTAACAAAAGAGTTAGCGAGCACTAACTCGCTAAAAAAAGAGTTTCCTAATGATTTTATGATTAAGCTTTATCAATTGCTGCCTTTCAATAATGCAGCTTACCAAACCCTAATCAAATTATTATTAAATAGCGATGGCAAATCGATAGTGCAACACTGCGCAATAGGTAAAGATAGAACGGGTGTTGGCGTAGCCTTAACACTATTTGCTTTAGGTGTTGACGAACAAACAATTATGGCTGATTATTTATTGTCAGATCAATTACTGACCAGCTTTAGGGAAAAACAGCTTTCGCACTATCAAACATACTTAACCGCTCAGGAAATAGAGAACCGCAAACAATTTTTTGCGGCTAAACCAACCTACCTACAATCAGCAATTGATGCGATTAAAAATGAATATAAAACAATTAACAACTGGCTTGAGCATGAGTATCAATTGAATGAGAGTAAACGTCAAACCATTCAAAATTATTATCTAACTTGATTCCTGTTAATACGGTTTAGATATATGCTAAACTAAATATGCAAAAACGTGTATT
The genomic region above belongs to Orbaceae bacterium lpD02 and contains:
- the pepB gene encoding aminopeptidase PepB; protein product: MSKISIFLASKAASSQWGKSALLSYADAGITIHYKKESRLDAIQRAGRKIESQGILHCKLAGDGWDLEASWHFWLGYRQPKSCQIAKIEWAKLTKQDAQELENRLLIIDWTRNVVNQPAEEQSPRQLAQCCVDLLTSLSSKVKYQFIEADELKDKNYMGIYTVGKGSNRPPVLLELDYNPAQNNDTPITVCLVGKGITFDSGGYSLKPSNFMESMRSDMGGAALVTGALALAIARGLNYRVKLYLCCADNLVSGNAFKLGDIIYYRNKVSVEIENTDAEGRLVLADGLLCADNDNAKYIIDCATLTGAAKAAVGNDYQSLLSFDDKFASQLLQSANDEYEAFWRLPLAEFHRAQFPSAFAKIGNSGLPNTAGASTAAAFLSYFIKNYKENWLHIDCSATFRKSATALWATGATGIGVRSLANLLMKLK
- a CDS encoding tyrosine-protein phosphatase, whose product is MMSQLSSEILTIKNGINFRDLGGIKTQDGRKIKPNRLFRSGDFNQITLDEQNFIAKELDLNIVLDYRDHIETQTRPDKLWHQVQYFNIPANPMSDDVTANLTKELASTNSLKKEFPNDFMIKLYQLLPFNNAAYQTLIKLLLNSDGKSIVQHCAIGKDRTGVGVALTLFALGVDEQTIMADYLLSDQLLTSFREKQLSHYQTYLTAQEIENRKQFFAAKPTYLQSAIDAIKNEYKTINNWLEHEYQLNESKRQTIQNYYLT